Proteins encoded by one window of Fodinicurvata sp. EGI_FJ10296:
- the ubiA gene encoding 4-hydroxybenzoate octaprenyltransferase, producing the protein MTRQAHTDIRKTPLIDRLTPEAWRASLQPYIRLMRLDRPIGTWLLVFPCLWSLALSGLPVSDPVRAVWYGVLFLIGGLLMRGAGCIINDMWDRDIDRRVERTAGRPLASGAVSLSGAFALLGGVLGLALIVLVQFNVVAVVMALAAMGLVIVYPLMKRVTWWPQAFLGLTFNWGALVGWAAAEGSLALPPVILYAAGIAWTLAYDTIYAHQDIEDDIKVGVKSAARRLGDHSKPMIGVFAGLALSGLAAAGLSADLGVVYLIGLAVAGGFLAVVIARWRPEDPRSCLTAFKANGWFAALVLVAILVGAAGVGGAAGAGVG; encoded by the coding sequence ATGACCCGGCAAGCCCATACCGACATTCGCAAGACGCCGCTGATCGACCGTCTGACGCCGGAGGCATGGCGCGCGAGTTTGCAACCCTACATACGCCTGATGCGTCTGGACCGGCCGATCGGCACATGGCTGCTGGTGTTCCCGTGCCTGTGGTCGCTGGCGCTGTCGGGTTTGCCGGTATCCGACCCGGTCAGAGCGGTCTGGTACGGTGTGCTGTTCCTGATCGGCGGTCTGCTGATGCGCGGCGCCGGCTGCATCATAAACGATATGTGGGATCGCGATATCGACCGCAGGGTCGAGCGCACGGCTGGCCGGCCGCTTGCCAGCGGCGCGGTCTCGCTTTCCGGTGCCTTTGCGCTGCTCGGCGGGGTTCTGGGGCTGGCGCTGATCGTTCTGGTCCAGTTCAATGTGGTAGCGGTCGTGATGGCTTTGGCCGCCATGGGGCTGGTCATCGTCTATCCGCTGATGAAGCGGGTGACGTGGTGGCCGCAGGCGTTCCTCGGGCTGACCTTCAACTGGGGCGCGCTGGTCGGGTGGGCCGCCGCCGAAGGATCGCTCGCCCTGCCGCCGGTCATCCTGTATGCCGCCGGCATCGCCTGGACGCTCGCCTATGATACCATCTATGCGCATCAGGATATCGAGGACGACATCAAGGTCGGCGTGAAATCCGCAGCCCGGCGTCTCGGCGATCACAGCAAACCCATGATCGGGGTCTTCGCGGGGCTGGCATTGTCCGGTCTTGCGGCCGCCGGACTCAGTGCCGATCTTGGCGTGGTATATCTGATCGGTCTTGCGGTCGCAGGCGGGTTTCTGGCCGTGGTGATCGCCCGATGGCGCCCGGAGGACCCCCGGAGCTGCCTGACCGCCTTCAAGGCCAATGGCTGGTTCGCCGCGCTGGTACTGGTGGCGATTCTCGTTGGTGCCGCCGGTGTGGGGGGCGCCGCAGGCGCTGGTGTCGGCTGA
- a CDS encoding 16S rRNA (uracil(1498)-N(3))-methyltransferase produces the protein METTKSKCRLFVAAELDAGATIETDPGHAHYLRAVLRGKPGDPVTLFNGRDGEWSAEIAALAKTSAQLTVRAQRRPQTVSPDLTLCFAPLKKAALDVLIVKATELGATRLKPVFTDHTDVTRLNTERIAANLREAAEQCERLDVPAIDDGRRLEDLLRDWPRERPLLACAARREAPSIGTVASEVGAPAAILVGPEGGFAERELDLLAELPFVHPVGLGPRILRAETAAITALACWQAVAGDFR, from the coding sequence ATGGAAACGACCAAGTCCAAATGCCGTCTTTTCGTCGCGGCCGAGCTAGACGCCGGCGCCACGATCGAAACCGACCCCGGCCACGCACATTACCTCCGCGCCGTGCTTCGCGGCAAACCCGGGGATCCGGTGACCCTGTTCAACGGACGCGACGGCGAGTGGTCGGCCGAGATCGCCGCGCTGGCGAAGACATCCGCGCAACTGACAGTCCGTGCCCAGCGACGACCGCAAACTGTTTCCCCGGATTTGACACTGTGTTTCGCGCCGCTGAAGAAGGCCGCTCTGGACGTGTTGATCGTCAAGGCCACGGAACTCGGCGCCACACGACTGAAACCGGTTTTCACCGACCACACCGACGTCACGCGGCTCAACACCGAGCGCATCGCCGCCAATCTTCGTGAAGCCGCCGAGCAGTGTGAACGCCTGGATGTCCCGGCAATAGACGATGGGCGGCGCCTGGAGGATCTGCTTCGGGACTGGCCACGGGAGCGGCCGCTGCTGGCCTGCGCGGCCCGGCGCGAGGCGCCGTCGATCGGAACCGTCGCGAGCGAAGTCGGCGCGCCGGCGGCGATCCTGGTGGGACCGGAAGGCGGCTTCGCCGAGCGGGAGCTTGACCTTCTTGCCGAACTGCCCTTTGTTCACCCTGTCGGCCTCGGGCCGCGAATCCTCCGCGCCGAAACGGCGGCGATCACGGCTCTTGCCTGCTGGCAGGCCGTCGCCGGCGACTTCCGATAA
- a CDS encoding glutamate--cysteine ligase translates to MSAPPIASTEPVTSKDDLVAHLDSGNKPRERWRIGTEHEKFAFDRDTLRPLPFDGDRGIEALLKGMTRFGWIPIEEGGRTIALKDDAGGSVTLEPGGQLELSGAALQTIHQTCAEVQEHLRQVRTVNRDIGAGMLGLGFQPKWRRDEIPWMPKERYGIMGRYMPRRGNLGLDMMTRTCTVQVNLDFASEADMVRKFRVSLALQPIATALFANSPFTEGRPNDFMSYRSHIWTDTDPDRCGDLPFVFEDGFGFERYVDYALDAPMYFIYRDGRYIDCAGESFRAFMDGKLPQRPGERPLMSDWSDHLTTLFPEVRLKKFLEMRGADGGPWRRLCALPAYWVGLLYDDDALSAAEDLVRDWSAEERAHLRAEVPRRALQTPFRDRSVREIALETLKIAETGLQNRARIDGFGESEAHFLSALWTIAETGRTPAQELLEKYHGAWGGSVDPVFTEYAY, encoded by the coding sequence ATGTCCGCCCCGCCGATTGCTTCGACCGAACCGGTCACCTCGAAGGATGATCTGGTTGCCCATCTGGATTCCGGCAACAAACCGCGCGAGCGGTGGCGAATCGGTACCGAGCACGAGAAATTCGCGTTCGACCGCGACACGCTGCGGCCATTGCCCTTCGACGGCGATCGCGGAATCGAAGCACTGCTGAAGGGCATGACCCGCTTTGGCTGGATTCCGATCGAAGAAGGCGGCCGGACCATTGCGCTCAAGGACGATGCCGGCGGCTCGGTCACGCTCGAACCGGGCGGACAGCTCGAACTTTCCGGCGCCGCGCTGCAGACGATTCACCAGACCTGCGCCGAGGTGCAGGAGCATCTGCGTCAGGTGCGGACCGTCAACCGCGACATCGGTGCCGGCATGCTTGGGCTTGGTTTTCAACCGAAATGGCGCCGCGACGAAATCCCGTGGATGCCCAAGGAACGCTACGGCATCATGGGGCGCTATATGCCCAGGCGCGGCAATCTCGGCCTCGACATGATGACCCGGACCTGCACGGTCCAGGTGAACCTGGATTTCGCCAGCGAAGCCGACATGGTGCGGAAATTTCGCGTCAGTCTGGCGCTGCAGCCGATCGCGACCGCTCTTTTCGCCAATTCGCCCTTTACCGAAGGCCGCCCGAACGATTTCATGTCCTATCGCAGCCATATCTGGACCGACACGGATCCAGACCGCTGCGGCGACCTGCCGTTCGTCTTCGAGGACGGTTTCGGCTTCGAGCGCTATGTCGACTATGCGCTCGACGCCCCGATGTATTTCATCTATCGCGACGGCCGCTATATCGATTGTGCGGGCGAAAGCTTCCGGGCCTTCATGGACGGCAAGCTGCCGCAGCGTCCGGGCGAGCGCCCGCTGATGTCGGATTGGAGCGACCATCTGACCACGCTGTTCCCCGAAGTCCGGCTCAAGAAGTTTCTGGAGATGCGCGGCGCCGATGGCGGACCGTGGCGCCGGCTGTGCGCCTTGCCCGCCTATTGGGTCGGCCTTCTCTATGACGACGACGCCCTGTCAGCGGCTGAGGACCTGGTCCGCGACTGGAGCGCCGAGGAACGCGCCCATCTCCGGGCCGAGGTGCCGCGCCGGGCGCTGCAGACGCCGTTCCGCGACAGGTCGGTCCGCGAGATCGCCCTGGAAACGCTGAAGATCGCCGAGACGGGCCTGCAGAACCGCGCCCGGATCGACGGTTTCGGCGAGTCCGAGGCCCATTTCCTCAGCGCGCTCTGGACCATCGCAGAGACCGGCCGCACGCCGGCGCAGGAACTGCTGGAGAAATACCACGGCGCCTGGGGCGGGTCGGTCGATCCGGTGTTTACCGAATACGCCTATTGA
- a CDS encoding MFS transporter, giving the protein MTLEGRKERSTPAYSLGIRENMSQFIHQLVQVLLVGFAIGMMRTVVPALAESEFGVAEGSFILLTSFVVAFGVVKGVLNFVAGRLSERIGRQNVLLIGWVVAIPIPFMIWFAPGWGWIVAATVLLGINQGLAWSMTQTSKLDITRADQRGLTLGLNEFSGYVGVALAGIVTAYAASLLGPRVGLLIFGVAVVAAGIVLTLLWGRDTLPWARAEAAASSRAAGDDAFRPRYPPGVSDTPGTWEVFAVMSWRDPRLAAVSQAGLVEKFVDALVWVMFPVFLIGRDASLTEIGWIVGVYGFVWGGAQLFTGRLSDHVGRFRLNVLGMWICGAGVALVVLGSGVLWWSLSAGIIGFGMALLYPNLSAAVADITPPNWRGSAIGIYRFWRDLGYGIGALGLGIAAHVAGATEAAFWFVAISMFLSGAALWWWGEETHPRLNPAVSGSGAGRPFDGNKLPARPRPPA; this is encoded by the coding sequence ATGACCCTTGAGGGCCGGAAAGAGCGTTCCACGCCTGCCTATTCCCTCGGCATCCGCGAGAACATGAGTCAGTTCATTCACCAGCTCGTGCAGGTGCTGCTGGTCGGCTTTGCCATCGGTATGATGCGGACCGTCGTTCCCGCCCTGGCCGAGAGCGAATTCGGCGTGGCCGAGGGGTCGTTCATACTGCTGACCTCGTTCGTGGTGGCTTTCGGTGTCGTCAAGGGCGTCCTGAACTTCGTTGCCGGACGGCTGTCCGAACGGATCGGCCGGCAGAACGTTCTTCTGATCGGCTGGGTCGTCGCGATTCCGATCCCCTTCATGATCTGGTTTGCGCCGGGCTGGGGCTGGATCGTGGCGGCGACGGTGCTGCTGGGTATCAATCAGGGCCTGGCATGGTCGATGACGCAGACCTCGAAGCTCGACATCACGCGGGCCGATCAGCGTGGTCTCACCCTGGGCCTGAACGAGTTCTCGGGCTATGTCGGGGTGGCGCTCGCCGGGATCGTCACCGCCTATGCGGCGAGCCTGCTTGGTCCCCGGGTGGGCCTGCTGATTTTCGGCGTGGCTGTCGTTGCCGCCGGGATCGTGCTGACCCTGCTCTGGGGCCGCGACACGCTGCCCTGGGCCAGGGCCGAGGCCGCCGCCAGCAGTCGCGCCGCTGGCGACGACGCCTTTCGCCCCCGGTATCCGCCGGGTGTGTCCGATACGCCGGGAACCTGGGAAGTGTTCGCCGTCATGTCATGGCGCGACCCCCGTCTGGCTGCGGTGTCTCAGGCAGGCCTCGTTGAGAAATTCGTCGACGCTCTGGTTTGGGTCATGTTTCCGGTGTTCCTGATCGGCCGGGACGCCAGCCTGACCGAGATTGGCTGGATCGTCGGCGTCTATGGATTCGTCTGGGGCGGGGCGCAGCTTTTCACCGGGCGGCTTTCCGATCACGTCGGGCGATTCCGGCTCAATGTGCTCGGCATGTGGATCTGTGGCGCGGGCGTGGCGCTCGTGGTGCTGGGCAGCGGCGTCCTGTGGTGGTCGCTCTCTGCCGGCATCATCGGGTTCGGGATGGCGTTGCTCTATCCCAACCTGTCGGCTGCAGTGGCCGATATTACGCCGCCAAACTGGCGTGGTTCGGCGATCGGCATATACCGGTTCTGGCGCGATCTGGGCTACGGAATCGGCGCGCTCGGCCTTGGCATCGCGGCGCATGTCGCCGGCGCGACCGAGGCGGCGTTCTGGTTTGTCGCGATCTCGATGTTTCTGTCGGGCGCCGCGCTGTGGTGGTGGGGCGAGGAAACTCATCCACGGCTGAACCCGGCGGTCAGTGGTTCTGGTGCCGGCCGCCCTTTTGATGGGAATAAGCTGCCAGCGCGACCCCGGCCGCCAGCGTGA